A section of the Lathamus discolor isolate bLatDis1 chromosome 6, bLatDis1.hap1, whole genome shotgun sequence genome encodes:
- the LOC136016397 gene encoding olfactory receptor 5AS1-like: MPEENCTTLTEFILLGFTDRLEVEIPLFGLFLLIYITTLVGNAGLIMLLQLSACLHTPMYYFLSNLSFLDLICSSAIAPKMLVSLLAQQKAISFTGCATQMFFFAAFADAECLLLAAMAYDRYVAVCHPLVYTVVMSRRVCTTLVAGVYLSGGLTSLVHTSFTFVLSFCGSNVINHFFCDIPPLLELSCSNTYISEVLLLTLCGFIQTSTFLAIAVSYTCILSTILRIHVADNRHKAFYTCTSHLMAVGLFYGSLLFTYLQPSSSHSMNTDKVISAFYTLVFPMLNPLIYSFRNKEVKDALRRTVGRRVFSQ; this comes from the coding sequence ATGCCTGAAGAAAACTGCACCACACTGACAGAGTTCATTCTCTTGGGTTTCACCGACCGTCTGGAGGTGGAGATACCTTTGTTTGGGCTCTTCCTACTCATCTACATCACCACTTTGGTGGGGAATGCTGGCCTCATCATGCTTCTCCAGCTCAGTGCCTGCCTTCATACCCCCATGTACTATTTCCTAAGCAATTTATCTTTCTTAGACCTTATCTGTTCATCTGCCATTGCTCCCAAGATGCTGGTGAGTCTGTTAGCACAGCAGAAGGccatttctttcactggctgtgcaacacagatgtttttcttcGCTGCCTTTGCTGATGCCGAGTGCCTCCTTTTGGCTGCGATGGCCTATGACCGCTACGTGGCTGTATGTCACCCTCTTGTCTACACTGTTGTCATGTCCCGCAGGGTCTGCACCACCCTGGTAGCTGGGGTTTATCTCAGCGGGGGTCTGACTTCGCTGGTGCACACGTCTTTCACCTTCGTGTTGTCATTCTGCGGCTCCAATGTCATCAACCATTTCTTCTGTGATATTCCCCCGCTGCTGGAGCTCTCCTGCTCCAACACATACATCAGCGAGGTTCTGCTCCTCACTCTCTGTGGCTTTATACAAACCAGCACCTTCCTGGCCATCGCTGTCTCCTACACCTGCATCCTCAGCACCATCCTCCGGATCCATGTGGCAGACAACAGGCACAAAGCCTTCTACACCTGCACCTCCCACCTGATGGCTGTTGGGTTATTCTATGGCTCCCTCCTCTTCACATACTtacagcccagctccagccactCGATGAACACAGACAAAGTGATCTCTGCGTTTTATACCCTTGTTTTTCCCATGCTGAACCCCCTCATTTATAGCTTCAGGAACAAAGAGGTGAAGGATGCTCTAAGGAGAACAGTAGGGAGAAGAGTGTTTTCACAGTGA